ATTTGGCCCTATTTGGATGCTGCTCAACAGTTATAAAGCATGGAAGGCAGTTTTGGGGTGAGGAGCACCTCCAATGGAGTTGCTTTTGGAACAGTCAGCCCCGGGCTCTCAGTCATATCAACCTTCATGTCCGAGACGGTTcccaattcaaacccatgaaggaGCCTGGCCAGAGTCAAGTGCAAGACCTGGAGAGCAAAAGTGATCCCGGGGCAAATCCTCCGGCCTGCCCCAAATGGAATCAATTCAAAATGGTGACCCCTAACATCAAAATCTCTTTGGTCCATGCAGAACCTCTCTGGCCGGAACTCCAAGGGGTTGGACCAAATGTCTGGGTCACGCTGCAGCTTCCAGAGGTTAACCAGCAGGCGTGTGCCGGCTGGAATGTTGAAGCCGGCAATGGTGCAATCCTCCATGGCTTCGCGATGCACTGACAGGGGCAGGGCAGGATATAACCTTAATGTTTCCTTCACAATGGCCTGCAAGTACACAAGGTTCTTAATATCTGATTCGTTCACTTGGCGCTGCTTGCCCACGTGGATGTCCAACTCATCTTGTGCTTTCTTTAGCACCTGGCGGTTGTTCAGTAGTAGTGTGAGCGCCCATGTCAGAGTGGCCACTGTCGTGTCGTTGCCACCCAGAATCATACTCTGCATCAAACATTATGCGGGGTGAGCAATTGGCAATTACATACAAGAACTATGTACCAGCAGTGCTTTTATGTGTTCATCCTCTTATCACACAGCTAGCAATTGCCTAAAATTTTGTTAAGCAACCTTTGTTAATATAGCTCTTTCTAGCTAATGGACAATAATCAGTGATGTTCTTTAGCCCATTCTGCCGTGTCTCAATTGGGGTATATGATGTTAGCTCTAGGTATGGGCTCTTATGAACtgctttatttcatttaatcACTCATGCTTATTCAAAAGAACCATGACATTTAACTAATTGATTATGCAGTTCAGAGAGGAAAATTTAAGGGAGTATTGGAACGATTGTCTGCATATTTAGATATCTGCAATTGCAACAATTATATCATGACCTCAAAaggcaagaaagaaaaaaagaagaatgatGACATCAAACTAATTGAGTATGCAGTTTCGATTCATTTTAGTGAATCAAGTGTTAGGTTTAGGGGCATACCAAGCAAGTCGCCTTGATGACACTATCAAGGTCACGGCCATAATGGCCATTGGTCTCCTCCAGTGCACCCATCATCACATCGATGAAGTCTTGATCCTCTGGGCTGATGCTTCCATTAAGTCTCTTTTGCCGATGTTCGTCCACCCACCCCTGAAACAAAGCATCTGCCTCTCTTGCCGATCTCTTCATTTCGGCATGATATCCGTTGATTACATCCAGCCAACTGAGAAATGGAATTGCATCGGAAACCAAAAACAAGCCGACTAGATGCATGAAATCACCCATCGCCTTTTGGCAGCGCCTCGACTCCTCATTGCTGCTGCCAGCATACATTTTTCCCGCAATAATCCTCACAATTATGTTCATTGCCAAGTCCCCAAACTTCTGCTTCATTTCCACCAAAACTGGGCTGTCACACCCTTTCCCCACCCACTGCTCATACATCTCCTTGACAAAAAACTTCACCTCCGAGTCCCTGACATGCTTGAGCACTTCAAGTCTATGACTTGACAGGAGTTCGACCATGGCTAGCTTCCGTACCTCGCGCCAGTATGGCCCGTAAGGAGAAAAACCAAGCACAGCATGGTCATAACTCATGATTTCTAAGGCTACAGATCTTGGCCGGGTGgacaaaattttatcattttcaatgaAACACTGCTTTGCAATTTCAGAGCTGCTAACCACCAGAgccttcttcatgcctaaacGGATACAGAAGGCTGGTCCATAATTATCAGCCATGGCTCCCAAGGTTCTGTGCAGTAGCTTGTCTGCTCCAAGAAGATGGAGGTGGCCCAGAAGAGGCCATGCCCCTGCTGGCTCTGGAGGTGTCCTGCCTTTCTTCTTGTGAAAATTGGATCTGGCCTTGAGTATCCAGAGACAAACGAGAGGCAAAAGGAGGCCAGAAAGTGAGAGAGCTAGAAGCTGAAGATAAAACTTCATAACTCAGCGAGAAATGGCTCTCTCCCCTTATTCTCTTTCTCTAGTAATGTCCATGATTTTATAACCTCTAAGCAACCAGAATATGAACAAgttaaaaaatgaacaaataaaaatctaaagaaGGTACCAGTAGATGCCCTTTTCGGAAGGGGGCCCAACTTTCTGTCTACAGAAAATTATCTTTCCAAAGgcttctctttttcttatttttttttggttttatcCACCGTGGAAAGTTCAGAAGGATGCTCAACCATAAGAGTTTGCATCCCCAACATGTAATTTTCAATGTGGAAGAGAATTCTGCACTCCATGGCACAAAAAATCTTTCCCCTTTGCCGTAAAACTTGGTcatcattttagaattaattcTCAAAAGGGGCCCTCTTCTCCATTCCTTTTTTTCCTAAGATCCTATCTcgtcaaaataagaaaattccaCCGATACCAAAATTGTTTGACTAATTGCCTCTTTGCTTGTGTCCTAATTCTTTCATCACTTGAAAGAGTCAGATCTAGCTGTTGGTAGCCTTGTTCTCTTCGTCAGCTGGAGATGAATCCATGACTCAGCTAGAGGTGattctaactctttctccaGTGATTTCCATGATTCTATAACCTCTAAGCAGACAAAACTTACACAAAGTCAAAAATGtacaaataaaaatctaaaaggTGATAGTGTCTTGTACTTACAATTATGCCACTACTAGGGTGTCCTTATTGAAGGGGCCAGAGAAAATTgggtttttgttgttttcccCACTTTGACAAGTTCAGAAGGAAGCTCACAATAAGAGTTTGCATCCCCACCTCGAGATTTTCAATGTGGAATGAAAATTAATATGGGTCTTCCTTACTGGTAAAACTCTTATCATCATTTTCAGCATAATCCCCAAAATTGTCTCTCTTCCGCAACCCTTTTTGTTATAGTTTCAGGATTGTGTGATAGAGGAATACCACTGCCTCAATGGAAAGTGTCATTAACACTTGTAATTGTTTTCTCCAGTAAACAGAACACAATTTAGAACATTAAGAAATGAAGGAGAACTTGAATCTAAGACGCCTGACACTTGTAATCGTTTTCTCCAGTAAACAGAACACAATTTAGAACATTAAGAAATGAAGGAGAACTTGAATCTAAGACGCCTGACACTTGCAATCGTTTTCTCCAGTAAACAGAACACAATTTAGAACATTAAGAAATGAAGGAGAACTTGAATCTAAGACGCCTCGTTTAGTTTCAATTGAATATGTATCAAATGTGCATGCTGTTAGGCCTCTTTCTAGTGCACATGTCTATTGACTTTCCCTTCTTTAATTCTTTAAGAAAAACTAGTTTTTCTTCAAATCTCAAAGaggttttattttgaaaacacgAGACAGATGTCTTCTACAAAATTTTCAACGACAAATTGCTAATCCAAGCATCTGCCAGAAAGTCAAGAAAGgacaaaaagggggaaaaatggAAGTTTACAGTGATTCTTTTTCTTTGGTGATATAGAAGGATATAAGTGCATTGCATAGAGCCATGGAATGAAATCCAAACGATCGGATACTACCTTCTTCCAGTGTGAAGCTGTTGTAGCCTAGAGAGTTTTGAACAAAAGCCTTGCAACCTAATATGAAAGAACTTCACCTTGATACAAGAATTTGTGAAAGGGATGGtagcataaaatataaatttatataaaaacataatatttaaaaataagcaaACTCATTGTAATAAGCTTTAATTATAAACATACCCTCATCATATAtttatgacatatatatatatacattggtTTTCATAAATTCTTACCCTACAAAGGGAAAAGGAAGGGACAAAGTCATCACGTTGCCATCCATGGAATTGGTGATATGCAACACATCAACCATTTTCCTATGTAGGCATGAGAACGAGAAGATGCattaatttgtttctaaaagaaaatttatagcAAAGGAACCAGTTTTTATTACAGTAGGAAAAAGAGAAATACACAGTTCTAAGTTCAAATCTTGACAAAGAAAGTAACACAATCCAACTATTAGCAATTTTCTAACTTGAATAAATTCTCACTCAGCTTCCTCAACGGAAGCCTCGATCCGAAGAAGAACAAAACCCACAGCAACTCCAACAAGAACAAGGCCATTCATGATGGCTGCGATCTGGAAAATCTCGCCGGCGGCGTTGCAGGTGGAGGACAGggctccgccgccgccgcctttTCCCTTCAAAGAACTAGCGATCTTTGAAAAGTAGTGTTCAGTCGAAGCAGGAAGGCCTAGAGAGGCCACACTGGTGTGAGCTTTGAGCCCACCAAAAGAGTTCATCCCACCAATGTAGTTCACCCTGGTTTTTCTCCCCCGGCGGGAGCCCAAGGAAGCGGTGGCGGCGGCGAAGTTCGCCGGAGAAAGTGTGGCTGACGCTGTTGCCATTTTGATCAGACCCACAACCTgccaagaattaataatattgctggaagaagtgaaagaaaagagAACCTAATTTGAGGCTGATGGCTCTGCATCTGGGGATTCTGATATGATTTTATGATAAGATACTGCTTTAGGGAATGGGATAAGGCGGGAATGGTTGGTTGAGGCTTGAGGATGAGATTATTTTCTGGGGAAAAAGTATGCACCTTTCAATGCTGGCCAAGAAAAAACATACTCCAATAAATTTCTCTCTTTCaacaattttcttattttcttccaaTCTCTCTTGTTTTACTTcctttaaattttgtaataaacaTGAAGCTGAATTCTTGAGTAGCCATTtccttaaaaattattattttcctatAATATTTTTGGATGGACAACAcctttaattataattatcttGAGTTGTTGGGAGTGatcaatttcataaataatatttcatcTTCTTAAGATAATGATTGTCgaaccaaaaatataattttgatgataccatccaaaatatataattaattataattataattaataatataaattatgagAGTACTTGTTTTTATAAGtgattctatttttattttatctttattttctaaaataattatttcacaactcaaatttttaatcattagttacaaaataataaaattactgtcATCATCCAAGGTCACTCTCACCATAAAATTGTTCCATAGTCTAGATTTCTCCCCTAAGAGCATGTTATTATCtacaccaaatatatatataaaataaatatactggTTTAACCTCTTTCAGTGCAAAAATAATGGTTCAACTAGCATTTATAAGAGGTGAGCACCTCTTGAACAGAACCGCTagttgcattttttatttttttccatttcaaaaTTGTCACAGGAGAATATAATTCAGCCTGATGGATGAGTTCACACCTAGAGTCGTATTCTCTTAAATAGTTTCATCcaagtattatatttttattttttttaaaaaatagtaatatgTTGAGAAAAGAATTCACAATCATGAGAGTTAATCTTAATAGGTGAGATAAATAGGACATCGAGAATGTACTCTACAACTAAAAAGATGACTCAATGAGGTGTGCCTTCCTCACTTGAGAATGAAGATGTTCCTCCTCCTATAGCTGAGCCTCATGCCACATCTTTCGTATCTCTTCTGTCTCCGTTGGGTGCCTCTCCATCTCGTCTTTTTGGAGAATCCTCTTATCGTCCAGATGATCTTGTGATTCATGGGATTGCGGGCCTTTGAACTGAAGTTGATTCCCTTCGAGGAGAGGTTCGAGAGATTCGTAGCCAGCAAGCTGAGCATGTAGTTCAGATGACTCAGTTTATGGAGCTTATCTTATCTCGACTACCCCTAGCCGCATCATCCTCATCTCCATCTCTTACTGCaaatccttagttgatagcAAGCTTAGTTTTTATCTCTTGGCTCATATATGTTGTTTTGTGATGAACAATtcattttaagttattttttactattatcaTATTAATGTTTTTGAATATCAAAGCATGCACCTATGTTAAATTCTCACATTTGGTGGTTGTTTCAAAGGAGTTGTTATACTTAATCTATTGCTTGTAGTTACTCTTGCTCTTAATCTCATATGTCTATCACTTTTTTGAGCATCATAGCttcatcttaagggggagcttATCCTAAGGGGGAGCAAGAGAATATGTATTCTTACTCTTTTTGATCTTTGACAAAAAAAGGGGAGAGAGTaggtaaatttgaaatttgaaattgatttcgTGAATCATAGTTTGAAAGTTTTTGTCTCCataaaaaatggggagattgatgatattgatgttttggttttgatggtTGACTAAACTTATAtatgttatgaaaataaaatcaatttcaaactatATTTCATCAAGTTATcttatgcaaattaaatcaaattcaatctttcatatttatatcataGCAAAATCATCATATTTTATCTTAAACACATTGGTCTTATTATGTTCCAAAACATTGTTTTTAATTGCCGTGAAAAAATGATAGCATgtgttttcaaaacataagaCAACCTGTCGACCGGTTCTATGAACCTGTCAACCGGTGTTGCTTCATATTGTCAACATGCTCTCTGTTGTTTGCTGTTGACTGTCTTTGCATATCGACCCGTCGACCGATCTTAAGAAGCTATCGATCGTTTTAACTCACATGTCGATCGgtgttcaaatatttgaactaacCTATCGACCTGTTAGAAGAAGCTGCCGACCGGATTGTTGCAGACAACTTTTAATGGCTAGTGACCACCACTCTCAAGTGCTCTCTCTACTTGTAACAGGATGATTTCAAGTTTGGGCTCTCAAACCTCTATAAATGCAAGTCAAAAAGAAGAATTCGATCCACCGAAGTGATCTATCTACAAACTCCCAAGTGCTCATCAATTGTCATGCTTCGTTTGTGCCCTAAATCTCCTTACTTTCAAGGCTTGTACTTTATTTGTTTCAAAGCATATTTTTAGCCTTGCATTTGTTCTTTattacattgtaactaagagggCATACACTTAGAAATTCATCTCTTGTATCATTTCTTTTGTTCCTAGCTTGCATAGCTAGAGGACCTACCTATCATAGTATGAGGTTTGTATTATCTAGcattgctagagggcttgcttgatTAAGCAAGAGGATTGTATCTTCCTAGCCcaatgctagagggcctatccggtGTGATAGAAGAGTTATAgtgttttgcttgaaaatccttagtgatgagctaattaaggtagtggattagtcttgtttaaaccgaaccactataaatccttgtgttatcttgtgcttgtgttcttcgTTTATTTCATCTTTCCAAGCATCTTTATATTTCTCACTTGATtcatattcatatatttatcctttcattgaaaaagatttcatatttgtttCTTGTGTTAAGACGAGATTGTCTTTATACCGTTGATACTTCATcatgccatttcaaggtcttaaGGTTTAACGAAGCCATTATCTTCATAGACatctcatttttatcaaaagaatttttttaaggaaatagtattttttttatataccaattcaccccccttcttggtgTGTTATAGCATTTCAAATCTATCAGTGTCGTCTaccttcttctatttttctttctatcttcTCTTATCCTTTTCCTTATCAGGCTAACTGTTGGTCAATTATCTCAGGATCTAATGTTAGATCCATTTTGAAATCAACCCTAATATCTCTAGTGGTAGTTTTGGATTCAAGATTTGGGGAGCCCCAATTATCAACGACAACTTGTTGGAGTAGTCCAACCCTAAGGTAAGCAATTTTAGCctatttttggttgtttatagtGATTTTCTAACTCTGATATGGATATATATGCACATGTGGGTTCTTATAAGAATTAAAATCTAGATATAGTGAGATATAATCAtttgatctttttgatttttgggtcGGCAGGTCACAAAGCCAAGGTGATTCTAAATATTTAGCTCCAATCATTTGAATCTGCTTTGGATGATGATCGACGATGCCCTTCCAGGAATAGAATCTTTTTACCAAAagttaatttttagatttggtAAGATGTAGCTATTGGATCGATTTGGTTTGGGTATGTTAACCATTGTAGTTGATAGAATTTGATGACCCATTTAATTCATTAGAATCATTGGTTGTGGTGGCTAATAGTGATCGAAATTCCAAGGGTTAATTGTCAAATCTAGGTAGATTTGATCATTGGATTGACATGGATTTTGGATATTGTGTTCTTCTGAGGTGGGGATTCTAATTATGGTGTTGGATAATCGAGGTTACTAGCTAGTGACTTGCAATGGCAATCGACAGTGGGTGGTAGTGATGTGGTTTGGTGTTGATTGTGTGCAAATTTTGGAGGAGTTAAGCCACAAAGAAGTGACACAACTTATCACAAATGAAGTGATGGGATGGTCTAAATCGTGATATGGTAGAACAGTTTTTTATTCCCAGCATGCcaacaaattaaaatagagCAGTAAAAACTAGAAAGAATATTGTCGAAGATATCAGTACTAGAATAGAAATGGGAAAATGTCATTATGGATTCTACTATGGGACTATTGACGATGGTCGAGGGTTATGATGCTACTTGAGTGGTAGTGGATCGGTTGGCTAAGACTACCTATTTTGTTCCAATTCGATCATCCATTTTCATGACGTATCTTGCCCAAAAATTTGTGGTTGTAATTGTTTGTTTTCATGAGGTCCCaatttctattatttctaaTTGATGGTTTATTTTCACTTCACGATATTAGAGGTCTTTCTAAGAGGCTCTCAATGTTTAACTATTATTAAGCACATTTTTCTACCCATAGATCGATGGGTAGTTTGAGAGTTATTTAGATTATGGATGATATGCTTTGATCATGTACCATTGATTTAAGGGTAATCGGGGATCTCGATtgcatttaataaaatttgcctacaataacaACTAATGACCCTTGTATGTGGTGCTTCTTGGAAGGAATTGCTTATCGGTAGAAAAAAAACCCCACCTTAGCACTGACCATGTGCTAGAAAGTCTTGAGAAAATGCAATTGATTTGGGATAGGTTTTTAATGGTCAAAGTCACAAAAATCATATGTTGATAGACGTCGACAACTAATAGAATTCTTAGTTGATGATCATGTGAATCTTGGAGTGTCACCAATGAAAGATGGTTTGAGATTGGGGACGTAGCTTATTGCTTAGCACTACCACCTTCCATGGATAAAGTACACCCAATTTTTCATGTATTGTTGCTCCACAACATCTAAGAGGTACATTTGAGGACCTCAAATATGAAGAGAGGCTTGTCTGAACCTTAgattaataaataagaaaacattgATCTAAAGAAGTTAAGGTCAAAGAGAGCAATCACTTATAAAATGAGGTAACTTGGGAAGGTGAGGAGGTAATGAGGGAGAAATAGCCACATCTATTTCAAGATTTAGGTAAATTTGGGGACAAAGTTTTTTAAGGGGATAGGATGTAATAattgacacacacacacacacaaaagagtAAACAAGAAGGAGAAGACCTTTGGGTTCCTACTAAACCCTAGTATTGCATGTCTtcttcactttctctctctaacttCTCTCATCTTTTTCCCCATCTAGCTAATTGTTGGGCAAAGTAAATGCATGCTAGAGCTACTACAATTGCTTCAATGGGAGCTGCTGTTGATATTTGAAATGTCCTTAGTTCCTTGATTCATTCTGCAGGGTGAAATCCATCATTGGCTAAACAATCATTTGGTTATGCCATTTTCATGACAGATCCATTGTGAAGTCAACCTTAATCTCCCTAGAGGTGTTCTTGGACTATAGATTTGGTGAGCTCCAACCGTTGATTACAGCTTGTCGAAGTAGTCCAACCCCAAGGTATGCAGTTTTGGCTTTTTTCTGGTTGTTTTTCCCCATCTTCTGCCTTTGatctatgcatatatatttacatacatgcatatgtGGGttcttacaaaaatttaaatctaGATCTAGCTAGTGTGATACaacttttaatcttttttatttttgggtaaatgaGTCGCAATATCGAGGGGATTTCAATGGTTGGTTTTGATCATTGGAATTTTTCATGGATGGTGGCTAACGATGCTCTCCTAGGAACAAATcttttaagcaaaatttaatttttagatctgaTAAGATGTAGTCATTGGATCATTTTGGGTTTTGATATGTtaaccaccattggatcaatttGTCTTTTGGGAAAATATAGTCCAAGGATGTGATTTCTATAAAATCTAAGACCaatatgcaaattataaaagtaAGACGATCTTTACATGAATGGTGTTTAGATTCAAGGGTTAAAAGGGTAGCATCGAGAGTTTAATTCAAGCAATTTTTGACCAAATAAATGAAACTCAAATGGAATTTAGAGTGGATAACATAGAGGACAACCCTTTTTCAATAGTGGGTATCTAGGGGTGGTACAATATGCAAATTGATTGAAAAAGTAACATTCAGACATGAAAAACAACTAATAGACATATTTGACAACTTTGAAAATAACTATAGATTCACCTTTATGATAGAAACGTAAGTTAGCTGTTAATTTGCCCATTCTCTAGGAAATGTGTGTTTCCTTATTCTTTCCTGACCTGCACCATTTCGTTTTCTTTTTGGAGCCAGCTTTGAAAGCATGTTTACAAGATTCTGAATGATGAAGGTGAATGGCATGAACTTTGAAACCTAGGTAGACTTGCAACAACCTTTGGTATAATATGAGAAGCAAGCTTTAGTAATATTGAAACCAATGCATTCCTTAACATCAAAATGCTCTAAGTTGTTTGTGTCCTCGCAAAATGATCACCAAACCCTTCTGTTGAGTGGAGGAATTGAACCTCTTAGAGCAAACTTCTTTAGGTTTGGCAAATAGGTGACAATGGTTGAcgcattcttttttctttttttccaattGAAGCATTTCTAATGTTGAACCCAACAAAGTTCCAGCAGTTAATGCTGATTTAGGAGAGGACATCTTCCAATTGAATTTCACTTGCAAGACATCAACTGTCAAATCTCCCCAAATCTTAATGTTTCAACATGGTCAAATAATCTAATGAGCTCTATATATGCACATTGTTGTTTGATCCAATTAAGGGTCACTATCGATGATGGAGAAAAAATAGGGGTGTTATCAGAGGACAACAACAGTCAGATCTAGCCAGATCTCAATATTCTAACATGCCAAGAATGTTAAAAGAGCTTCATATAGATCATATCTTATAGAGGTCTAAAAAAAGGTGATTTGAGGGGTTATTAGAGTGAAATTATCAATCACCACAAGGTTGCTCGCCTATCGTGAGGTTGTGACTAAAGGTTCGATATATGttgctttaaattttttttgtgttggtTTGAAATAAATCAACCCAACACAACATTGCCTCTTCAAAGGGCACTTGTGAAAACAAAGATATTAtggattaattttatttatagagaatattttgtaattttgtactCTGCTTTACAACTAAGCAGACctttaacattttatgtttcaaaaccaatGGCATTCATCtctagaaaatttagaaaacatttttgaagttttcaaatttctataaagttgaaaacttagataattgaatattctattTTATAACTGGAgagatttaatagaaaattagagTGTCAAAGTTATAAAATGTTCTCTACAACTAAGGAGGACTTATATGCTTTCCAAAAAAGTAAACATGACCTTCCCAACTTGGCAATACTAAAATGAAAAACTATccaaaaacaaaattctaaGGTTAAATCAAGTATTTAGGCAAAACATGGTCAATTCTTGAAGTCAAAGCTAAAAGATACatgataaaaaatacatattttatatataaaaaatatatgaaataaaattagtaGCTTGTCTACTTTGACATTGAGAAGGAGTTAGGAAAAGGATGGTATCATCTTGGAATCTAGTAATAGCTTTAGCTTTCCCCTCTCTAGAAGACCGCTTAATGAGAGCTTAGGAggagaaaacaaaaggaaatgacatccaaatcaaaaaaaatctttttatctTGAAATATGCATATACAAAAAGAGAAGAGTGAAGGGTTatataacatcccgcatcgagagATATAAAAGATcagatcaacttaccctaatgggtcTACGTGAACTTTctaggggtcacccattcttgagctacctaattcaagcacgcttaatccgaGAATTCTTTATCCATATTAAGTTCAGAAGATATCCAAtaggtgttgttttctttcttactatcctcgatatatatactaacttctctagagtccTTTCTTGGACTtgaccttgggctctcggggtattatatTTTCTCcctttgagcacatgatgtcctaGTCATgtaaccttacaactggtcccaaatcTTCTCTTATTTGGGGGCTTCCATTCTAAAAGCCTGTCAGGAGCCGCTTCTTGTTCAGGGCCTTGCGCCctggcgccactccccgccctcatcggactgcATTCTCCAAGCGTTagttctgataccacttgttacatctcgtatcgagcgataggaatgattAGATCAAGttatcctgatgggcttacacgaacttcctaggggtcacccatccttgagctaccttagctcaagcatgcttaacccaagagttctttatccacattcagcccaaaa
This window of the Diospyros lotus cultivar Yz01 chromosome 5, ASM1463336v1, whole genome shotgun sequence genome carries:
- the LOC127802035 gene encoding xanthotoxin 5-hydroxylase CYP82C2-like; this translates as MKFYLQLLALSLSGLLLPLVCLWILKARSNFHKKKGRTPPEPAGAWPLLGHLHLLGADKLLHRTLGAMADNYGPAFCIRLGMKKALVVSSSEIAKQCFIENDKILSTRPRSVALEIMSYDHAVLGFSPYGPYWREVRKLAMVELLSSHRLEVLKHVRDSEVKFFVKEMYEQWVGKGCDSPVLVEMKQKFGDLAMNIIVRIIAGKMYAGSSNEESRRCQKAMGDFMHLVGLFLVSDAIPFLSWLDVINGYHAEMKRSAREADALFQGWVDEHRQKRLNGSISPEDQDFIDVMMGALEETNGHYGRDLDSVIKATCLSMILGGNDTTVATLTWALTLLLNNRQVLKKAQDELDIHVGKQRQVNESDIKNLVYLQAIVKETLRLYPALPLSVHREAMEDCTIAGFNIPAGTRLLVNLWKLQRDPDIWSNPLEFRPERFCMDQRDFDVRGHHFELIPFGAGRRICPGITFALQVLHLTLARLLHGFELGTVSDMKVDMTESPGLTVPKATPLEVLLTPKLPSMLYNC
- the LOC127802036 gene encoding uncharacterized protein LOC127802036, which gives rise to MATASATLSPANFAAATASLGSRRGRKTRVNYIGGMNSFGGLKAHTSVASLGLPASTEHYFSKIASSLKGKGGGGGALSSTCNAAGEIFQIAAIMNGLVLVGVAVGFVLLRIEASVEEAE